One Bombus pyrosoma isolate SC7728 linkage group LG7, ASM1482585v1, whole genome shotgun sequence genomic window carries:
- the LOC122569389 gene encoding uncharacterized protein LOC122569389: MVFYCVISGCKTNRPGGLKLPLFSVPKDIVRRQNWETALGIKNLESSKHRVCEKHFPPENVIRCTEHRDASGNLIAKVPLRTFRLSENAIPSLSPNGNMDEKENIEEVDNPVHENTSENVLNDTINQIFDSTIHDHGYTHNIVTMDIKEEVMMDSSEEENIQCADQEEENIQCADQEEENIQRADQEEENIQCADQEEEEENMFTQLCENINFFQLPKDWTVHIPSNKNSVAFLEIEINLTNDNYNACLVKRSIIIKDNMDIVYIALEKTISSEKLNLPNKFHNFEELRIILNHFSNMLFCSGIADIDGVNLVKNTIGYTDCHDKLRHKKCHILTLFEKCEMCEKVRRTVRQKRRRMSKRNMGEEITDFTNVDVLHIWKKKFDAQRSALFRAKKTIRTLQARINEMKVDLSNIDMQTVLKKCRDHQIPDIQMTLIEQIIASAKLKSVKGQRYSGDWMMLCTLMYIRSPEGYGHLQKLNILPLPCARTVRRCLSLVETKCGLDNKFFE, from the exons atggTATTTTATTGTGTAATTTCTGGTTGCAAAACCAACCGCCCGGGTGGTTTAAAGTTACCGCTTTTTTCGGTACCGAAAGATATCGTACGTAGACAAAATTGGGAAACTGCACTTGGTATAAAAAATTTGGAGTCCTCGAAGCATCGTGTATGTGAAAAACATTTTCCACCAGAAAATGTGATACGATGTACAGAACACAGGGATGCGTCTGGAAATTTAATTGCTAAg GTACCACTTCGAACTTTTCGACTTTCTGAAAATGCAATTCCATCTCTTTCTCCGAATGGTAATATggatgaaaaggaaaatattgaagaagTTGATAACCCTGTTCATGAAAACACATCTGAGAATGTTCTGAATGATACTATAAATCAGATTTTTGATAGTACAATTCATGACCATGGTTACACACACAATATAGTTACAATGGATATAAAAGAGGAAGTAATGATGGATTCatcagaagaagaaaatattcagtgCGCAgatcaagaagaagaaaatattcagtgCGCAgatcaagaagaagaaaatattcagcGCGCAgatcaagaagaagaaaatattcagtgCGCAgatcaagaagaagaagaagaaaatatgtttacgcagttatgtgaaaatattaatttctttcaactaCCAAAAGATTGGACTGTACATATTCcttctaataaaaatagcgtagcttttttagaaattgaaatcaatttaACCAATGATAATTACAATGCTTGTCTAGTAAAAagaagtattataataaaagataatatggATATTGTATATATAGCATTGGAAAAAACTATATCTTCAGAAAAACTTAATCttccaaataaatttcacaattttgaAGAATTGAGGATAATActaaatcatttttctaatatgTTATTTTGTTCTGGGATAGCTGACATTGATGGTGTAAACCtagtaaaaaatacaattggaTATACTGATTGTCATGATAAATTAAGGCATAAAAAATGTCATATATTAAccttatttgaaaaatgtgaaatgtgTGAAAAAGTGAGGAGAACTGTTAGACAAAAAAGACGCCGTATGTCCAAAAGAAATATGGGTGAGGAAATTACTGATTTTACAAACGTAGATGTTTTACATATCTGGAAGAAGAAGTTTGACGCACAAAGAAGTGCACTTTTCCGTGCAAAAAAAACAATTAGAACACTTCAAGCTCGTATTAATGAAATGAAGGTGGATTTAAGTAATATAGATATGCAAACTGTACTTAAAAAATGCAGAGATCACCAAATTCCAGATATACAGATGACGTTAATTGAACAAATTATAGCATCTGCAAAGTTGAAAAGTGTAAAAGGTCAACGATATAGTGGAGATTGGATGATGCTATGCACTTTAATGTACATTCGTTCTCCTGAAGGGTATGGACATTTACAAAAGTTGAATATATTGCCTTTGCCCTGTGCAAGAACTGTTCGTCGATGTTTATCTCTTGTAGAAACAAAGTGTGGTCTAGATAATAagtttttcgaataa
- the LOC122569394 gene encoding vesicle-associated membrane protein/synaptobrevin-binding protein, translated as MGKPEQILIIEPRSELRFKGPFLERTVTSYIKLTNPSNQKVYFKIKTTAPKRYCVRPNCGYLKPKEISQIAVTLQPFDFDPAEKNKHKFMVQALVAQDNDDEENPDMWKGIDPEQLMESKLKCVFENPVIKTLAFESVKSEVTTDNGKNKGVGDFVKSSPKVPGETEEKLIKAAQEVNQLREEESALRQENLQLKEDLLQLRNALLVNEATLATKNFNSQNSSESSPPVTSILIAVVMVILGYVLGKMI; from the exons ATGGGGAAGCCTgagcaaattttaattatcgaacCGCGAAGTGAACTGCGATTCAAGG gTCCTTTCCTAGAAAGAACAGTCACatcgtatataaaattaactaaTCCATCGAATcagaaagtttattttaaaataaaaacaactGCCCCAAAGAGGTATTGTGTACGACCAAATTGCGGGTATCTTAAACCAAAGGAAATTTCACAAATAGCTG tgaCTCTTCAACCATTCGATTTTGATCCAGCAGAAAAGAATAAACACAAATTCATGGTGCAAGCTTTAGTAGCTCAAGATAATGATGATGAGGAAAATCCTGACATG tgGAAAGGCATAGATCCAGAACAATTGATGGAATCCAAGCTAAAATGTGTATTTGAAAATCCAGTAATTAAAACTTTGGCATTTGAATCAGTTAAATCAGAAGTTACTACAGATAATGGTAAAAATAAAGGAGTTGGTGATTTTGTTAAGTCATCGCCAAag GTCCCTGgagaaacagaggaaaaattgataaaagcaGCACAAGAAGTTAATCAGCTTAGGGAAGAAGAGAGTGCCCTTAGACAGGAAAACCTCCAATTGAAA GAGGATTTGTTGCAATTACGAAATGCCCTGTTGGTTAACGAGGCTACGTTAGCCACCAAAAATTTTAACTCGCAGAACAGTAGCGAATCGTCACCACCGGTTACCAGCATCCTTATTGCTGTTGTCATGGTCATACTGGGATATGTGCTGGGAAAAATGATCTGA